Proteins from one Desmodus rotundus isolate HL8 chromosome 9, HLdesRot8A.1, whole genome shotgun sequence genomic window:
- the ZGLP1 gene encoding GATA-type zinc finger protein 1, with amino-acid sequence MEAKPASDLSMILQELLAPSCLDPEPLPGPPTQQAPSTPRCLRPSGRCCPGTGVTTLPLVPRSFWPAPQDSVTTLHFLQETAEGLAKPPAQDTQALGPCWELKALGVLGPPPLAKDTRAMLTPISQQGGSLGPLGTPSAPSGPPQRRPRKQSNPHQGAEKVDPRFEGVTLKFQIKPDSSLQIIPSYSLACSSRSQGPPTGPAGDPEVDLGGSEALGPRRCASCRTQRTPLWRDAEDGTPLCNACGIRYKKYGTRCAGCWLVPRKNVQPKRLCGRCGMSLGPHQGPTQEG; translated from the exons ATGGAGGCCAAGCCAGCATCGGATCTCTCGATGATACTGCAAGAACTACTGGCGCCATCCTGTCTGGACCCCGAGCCGCTGCCCGGACCCCCCACCCAGCAGGCGCCAAGCACCCCAAGATGCCTCAGACCCAGTGGCAG GTGCTGCCCAGGGACTGGGGTGACCACATTGCCCCTTGTCCCCAGGTCCTTCTGGCCTGCACCTCAGGACTCAGTCACCACCCTGCACTTCCTCCAAGAAACAGCAGAGGGGCTGGCCAAGCCCCCTGCCCAGGATAcccaggccctggggccctgctggGAGCTGAAGGCCCTGGGGGTACTGGGACCCCCACCTCTGGCCAAGGATACCAGGGCCATGCTGACCCCAATCAGCCAGCAAGGGGGCAGTCTGGGGCCTCTGGGGACTCCCTCAGCCCCTTCAGGCCCACCCCAGAGGAGGCCCCGGAAGCAGTCGAACCCGCACCAGGGTGCCGAGAAAGTGGACCCCCGGTTTGAGGGAGTGACCCTGAAGTTTCAGATAAAGCCGGACTCCAGCCTACAGATCATACCCAGCTACAG cctggcctgcagcAGCCGCTCTCAGGGTCCCCCTACAGGCCCCGCTGGGGACCCTGAGGTCGACCTAGGAGGCAGCGAGGCCCTGG GGCCCCGACGCTGTGCTTCCTGTAGGACCCAGAGAACCCCACTCTGGAGAGATGCTGAAGATGGGACACCCCTGTGCAATGCCTGTGGTATCAG GTACAAGAAGTACGGCACCCGGTGCGCCGGCTGCTGGCTGGTGCCCAGGAAAAATGTCCAGCCCAAGAGGTTATGTGGCAGATGTGGGATGTCCCTGGGCCCCCACCAAGGGCCAACCCAGGAAGGGTAA
- the FDX2 gene encoding ferredoxin-2, mitochondrial — MAASVTRGGTNAGFLLRVAKGPWWSRSGGFWGSGEAAAPATARKFRVTGSCSAGEEEASGPERPGDVVNVVFVDRSGQRIPVRGRVGDNVLHLAQRHGVDLEGACEASLACSTCHVYVSEDHLDLLPSPDEREDDMLDMAPLLQENSRLGCQIMLTPELEGAEFTLPKITRNFYVDGHVPKPH; from the exons ATGGCCGCCTCCGTAACCCGAGGTGGCACCAATGCTGGGTTTTTGCTACGGGTGGCCAAGGGTCCCTGGTGGAGCCGATCCGGGGGATTTTGGGGATCCGGGGAGGCCGCGGCGCCAGCGACGGCCAGAAAATTCCGAGTGACAG GCTCGTGCTCAGCTGGGGAGGAAGAAGCCAGCGGCCCCGAGCGGCCCGGGGACGt GGTGAACGTGGTGTTCGTAGACCGGTCAGGCCAACGGATTCCGGTGAGAGGCAGAGTCGGGGACAATGTTCTCCACCTGGCCCAGCGCCATGGGGTGGATCTGGAAG GGGCCTGTGAAGCTTCCCTGGCTTGCTCTACCTGCCACGTGTACGTGAGCGAGGACCATCTGGACCTTCTGCCTTCCCCTGATGAGAG GGAGGATGACATGCTGGACATGGCCCCCCTCCTCCAGGAGAACTCCCGGCTGGGCTGCCAGATCATGCTGACACCCGAGCTGGAAGGGGCTGAATTCACCTTGCCCAAGATCACCAGGAACTTCTATGTGGACGGCCATGTCCCCAAGCCGCACTGA